A window of the Helianthus annuus cultivar XRQ/B chromosome 4, HanXRQr2.0-SUNRISE, whole genome shotgun sequence genome harbors these coding sequences:
- the LOC110933499 gene encoding uncharacterized protein LOC110933499 produces the protein MEPEFKLPTVDHVDSFISAEIPNRNEDLELFMLVKEYMIHGPCGNARLSSPCMVDRKCSKGFPKKFQDHTTLDSNGFPLYRRRNNGASVVKNKINLDNRSVVPYNKKLLKRYQAHINVEWCNQAASIKYLFKYINKGPDRATIPVVHGDNQPKEQPQDEIKEYYDCRYISACEASWRIFANEEHYRRPSVMRLPFHLPGQQPVVFGPDEDINSVLNKPSVKSSMFLSWMERNKDPNDLLAREAYFLRIILNKVRGPTSFDDIKTVNGKVYDTYRDACYALGLLDDDSKYVEAIKEANLTGSASYIRNLFSMMLLFSSLSRPEVFWESSWRYMADDFVYRLAKYHRFTALSIPDHQLKNYVLCEIEKFLLRNNSSLRRFESMPYPDMSSSGISDYRLIYEEQAYDTTYLGNLYDSQLTMLTDEQRSVFEEIMAAVNSDNGWIFFLYGYGGTGKTFLWKTLSTTIRSRGQIVLNVASSGIASLLLDGGRTAHSRFSIPLNLIEDSVCNIKPESDLSKLLHETKLIIWDEAPMVHKHAFEALDRTMNDVFNIDTSLNSEIRLEVRLTRNMRLTVGTSTADVDEINTFGKWLLDLGEDAHNYFSDRAILAPKNDVVHEINDRLLAMFPSEEKEYLSSDSLCPSEDVNSTQQRLYSPDVLNGLKISGLPNHRLVLKVGVALMLLRNIDQRNGLCNGTRLQVKKLHNRVIEAEIISGSNIGTCTYIPRLNLIPSDKKIPFAFQRWQFPLAVCFAMTINKSQGQSLSRVGLYLKQPVFSHGQLYVALSRVKTRNGVKILIFDNNGKPTDKTTNVVYKEIFNEL, from the exons ATGGAACCTGAATTCAAATTACCTACTGTGGACCATGTTGATTCATTTATATCTGCAGAAATTCCAAACAGAAATGAAGATCTAGAATTATTCATGCTGGTGAAAGAGTATATGATACATGGTCCATGTGGTAATGCTAGGTTGAGCTCTCCATGTATGGTAGATAGGAAGTGTTCAAAAGGCTTTCCCAAAAAGTTTCAAGATCATACAACACTAGATTCAAACGGGTTTCCATTATACAGAAGGAGAAACAATGGTGCTTCTGTTGTGAAAAATAAAATTAACCTTGATAACAGGAGTGTGGTTCCGTACAACAAAAAATTATTGAAAAGATATCAAGCTCATATCAACGTTGAATGGTGCAATCAAGCCGCCTCGATAAAATATCTGTTTAAATACATTAATAAAGGTCCTGATAGAGCCACTATACCTGTTGTGCATGGTGATAATCAACCAAAAGAGCAACCACAAGACGAGATCAAAGAGTATTACGATTGCCGGTATATATCAGCTTGCGAAGCATCTTGGAGGATATTTGCTAATGAAGAACATTATAGAAGACCTTCTGTTATGAGGCTTCCATTCCATCTACCTGGCCAACAACCTGTTGTTTTCGGCCCTGACGAGGATATTAACTCTGTTCTAAACAAACCGTCAGTTAAATCTTCAATGTTTCTATCATGGATGGAACGTAATAAAGACCCAAATGACCTGTTGGCCC GTGAAGCTTATTTTTTGAGAATTATTCTTAACAAGGTTAGAGGACCAACATCGTTTGACGACATTAAAACAGTTAATGGTAAAGTTTACGATACATACAGAGATGCTTGCTACGCACTTGGTCTTTTAGATGATGATTCAAAGTATGTGGAGGCAATAAAAGAAGCAAATTTAACTGGAAGCGCTTCATACATTCGGAATTTATTTTCTATGATGTTGTTATTCAGTAGTCTTTCTAGACCTGAGGTTTTTTGGGAAAGTTCGTGGAGATACATGGCGGACGATTTTGTTTACAGACTAGCAAAATACCATCGATTTACAG CGTTATCAATTCCAGATCACCAACTGAAGAACTATGTTTTGTGCGAAATTGAAAAGTTTTTATTGCGAAATAATTCTTCGTTGCGAAGATTTGAATCAATGCCATATCCGGATATGTCGTCTTCAGGTATTTCAGATTATCGTTTGATATACGAGGAGCAGGCCTATGATACAACATACCTTGGAAATCTGTACGATAGTCAATTGACAATGTTAACTGACGAACAACGCTCTGTTTTTGAAGAGATTATGGCAGCAGTAAACAGTGATAACGGTTGGATTTTTTTCCTTTATGGGTATGGTGGAACAGGTAAAACATTTCTATGGAAGACATTGTCCACTACAATTAGATCAAGAGGTCAAATCGTGTTAAATGTGGCTTCAAGTGGAATTGCATCGTTGTTGTTAGATGGTGGCAGGACTGCACATTCCAGGTTTAGCATACCGTTGAATCTTATTGAAGATTCGGTATGTAATATAAAACCAGAAAGTGATCTGTCTAAATTACTTCATGAGACTAAATTGATAATTTGGGATGAAGCACCTATGGTACACAAACATGCATTTGAAGCGCTCGATAGAACAATGAATGACGTTTTCAACATTGACACATCTCTCAATTCAGAAATCCGTTTGGAGGTAAG ACTAACAAGAAATATGAGGTTAACGGTTGGAACATCTACAGCTGATGTTGATGAAATAAATACTTTTGGCAAATGGCTTTTGGATTTGGGTGAGG ACGCCCATAACTATTTCAGTGACCGGGCTATACTTGCACCTAAAAATGATGTTGTTCATGAGATTAATGACAGGTTGCTAGCAATGTTTCCTAGTGAAGAAAAAGAATATCTTAGCTCTGACAGTCTTTGTCCGTCTGAAGATGTAAATTCTACACAACAAAGACTTTACTCTCCGGATGTACTCAATGGTCTTAAAATATCAGGCCTACCAAATCATAGGTTAGTCCTTAAAGTTGGTGTTGCATTGATGTTATTAAGAAATATTGATCAACGGAATGGATTGTGCAACGGTACAAGGCTACAAGTAAAAAAGCTGCACAACCGTGTAATAGAAGCGGAGATAATATCTGGTTCAAATATTGGTACTTGCACATATATTCCTCGATTAAACTTGATACCTTCTGATAAAAAGATTCCTTTTGCTTTTCAAAGGTGGCAATTTCCACTGGCCGTATGTTTTGCAATGACGATCAACAAAAGTCAAGGCCAGTCTCTTTCAAGAGTTGGTTTGTACCTCAAACAACCGGTCTTCTCTCATGGTCAATTGTATGTTGCCTTATCAAGGGTGAAAACAAGAAATGGGGTCAAAATACTCATATTTGACAACAACGGAAAACCTACAGATAAAACAACTAATGTGGTGTATAAAGAGATTTTCAACGAGTTGTGA